The following proteins come from a genomic window of Tindallia californiensis:
- a CDS encoding xanthine dehydrogenase family protein molybdopterin-binding subunit has protein sequence MKSSKEKFKYVGRSPAMHDAKEKATGKINYTGDIKKADMLYARLVLSTVAHGKIRHISTEKAEALPGVVKVYTFENTPDTRYNSHQWNPGLKVLKDERLFSEKARFVGDRMAAVVAKDAFTAKKAADLIEIDYETLEPVLNIEEAYDQQKPLIHEGTKNCIGNHSIEVGNVESLDESAHIIVESEMETPKIHHAAMEPHVCLAEADYNGQVTIWTPCQVVFQVQLIAAQVLKLPLAKVRAIKTPMGGSFGGKGQPVLEPVCAYMAYDLRKPVRLETDRRESILASRTRHRVKGKVKSFVDKEGIIKGRSIDLAVDSGAYFTNGEALFMAMGKKANRMYRISHQKIRGDIVYTNTPIGGACRGYGSPQIHAITEINIDQMAMKTGWDPVDFRLKNVVHPYDDDPTGGPNIGNARVMDCVKEGAEAFNWYQRRQRAEESRHDRLIKGVGMACGTHGNGYYGAYQDFITLDIRMTEDGDLILKSALHDQGCGTVITMKQIVSQVMDLPLEKVTAYEADTLISPYDSAGTQASRVTYVCGAGARKTAELLKNKMIEAATRIFDLSPAEIIMENEYLTNGKTGGILASYGELVLQMKEKLKMDAHMNYTYESPANPAVYGAHFTEVEIDRYTGLVKVKEVLAVHDIGKAINPGMVEGQIHGAIQMGIGMAISEDLKIDEKGVAKGDNFSRYHVINAPDMPEIKVKLVEEGDEYGPFGAKSIGEVAAVPITAAVINAIHHALEVVITQLPASPERIIEAIQQKEKKGAQNE, from the coding sequence ATGAAATCTAGCAAAGAAAAATTTAAGTATGTTGGTAGATCACCAGCCATGCACGATGCAAAGGAAAAGGCGACAGGTAAAATAAACTATACCGGTGATATAAAAAAAGCAGATATGCTTTATGCCAGATTAGTATTAAGTACGGTAGCTCATGGAAAGATACGTCATATTTCAACGGAAAAAGCAGAGGCACTGCCTGGTGTTGTAAAAGTATATACTTTTGAAAACACCCCGGATACACGTTACAATTCACATCAATGGAATCCGGGACTGAAGGTGTTAAAAGATGAAAGACTTTTTAGTGAAAAAGCAAGATTTGTCGGAGATCGCATGGCGGCGGTTGTGGCAAAGGATGCTTTTACAGCAAAGAAAGCGGCTGATTTGATAGAAATAGACTACGAAACTTTGGAACCGGTTTTGAACATTGAGGAAGCATATGATCAGCAAAAGCCTCTTATTCATGAGGGGACGAAAAACTGTATAGGGAATCACTCTATAGAAGTTGGTAATGTGGAATCCTTAGATGAAAGCGCTCATATAATAGTGGAAAGTGAAATGGAAACACCGAAAATTCATCATGCAGCAATGGAGCCTCATGTTTGCTTAGCAGAAGCAGACTATAATGGTCAAGTAACCATATGGACTCCCTGCCAAGTAGTTTTTCAGGTACAGCTTATTGCAGCTCAGGTCTTGAAGTTACCCTTAGCTAAGGTAAGGGCTATTAAGACTCCTATGGGTGGATCTTTTGGCGGAAAAGGTCAACCAGTTTTAGAACCGGTATGTGCCTATATGGCATATGATTTGCGCAAACCGGTAAGGCTTGAAACTGATCGCAGGGAAAGCATTCTGGCCAGCAGAACAAGGCATCGGGTAAAGGGAAAAGTTAAGTCCTTTGTGGATAAGGAAGGGATCATAAAAGGAAGGAGTATTGATTTAGCCGTTGATTCAGGGGCTTACTTTACTAATGGAGAAGCTTTATTTATGGCAATGGGAAAAAAAGCAAATCGAATGTACCGGATCTCTCATCAAAAAATCAGAGGAGATATTGTCTATACGAATACACCCATAGGTGGCGCTTGTCGGGGTTACGGATCGCCACAAATCCACGCAATCACGGAAATAAACATAGACCAGATGGCTATGAAAACTGGATGGGATCCGGTAGATTTTCGACTAAAAAACGTTGTTCATCCCTATGACGATGATCCGACAGGAGGGCCAAATATTGGGAATGCACGAGTAATGGACTGCGTTAAAGAAGGCGCAGAAGCCTTTAATTGGTATCAGCGCCGTCAAAGAGCTGAAGAAAGTCGGCATGACAGGCTTATCAAAGGCGTAGGCATGGCTTGTGGAACCCATGGAAATGGATATTATGGAGCTTATCAGGATTTTATAACCCTTGATATAAGAATGACCGAAGATGGGGACCTGATTCTAAAGTCCGCACTCCATGACCAAGGGTGTGGCACTGTGATTACGATGAAACAGATCGTATCTCAGGTAATGGATCTGCCATTGGAAAAAGTTACTGCCTATGAAGCCGATACTTTAATAAGCCCTTATGATTCGGCTGGAACGCAAGCCAGTCGAGTCACCTATGTATGTGGTGCCGGTGCTAGAAAAACGGCGGAACTATTAAAAAACAAAATGATAGAGGCGGCGACCCGTATTTTTGACCTATCACCGGCAGAGATCATCATGGAAAACGAATATTTAACTAATGGTAAAACGGGAGGAATCTTAGCAAGTTATGGAGAACTAGTACTTCAAATGAAAGAAAAGTTAAAGATGGATGCTCATATGAATTATACCTATGAATCTCCAGCCAATCCTGCGGTTTATGGTGCTCATTTTACAGAAGTGGAAATCGACCGTTATACGGGGTTGGTGAAAGTGAAAGAAGTATTAGCCGTTCATGATATAGGGAAAGCTATTAATCCGGGAATGGTAGAAGGACAAATACATGGAGCTATACAAATGGGTATAGGGATGGCGATCTCTGAAGATTTGAAGATCGATGAAAAAGGGGTAGCGAAGGGCGATAATTTTAGCCGTTATCATGTGATCAATGCGCCAGATATGCCGGAAATAAAAGTGAAATTGGTAGAAGAAGGAGATGAGTACGGACCTTTCGGAGCAAAAAGCATTGGCGAGGTAGCGGCTGTTCCTATTACAGCTGCCGTTATTAATGCGATTCATCATGCGTTGGAAGTAGTGATCACTCAATTGCCGGCATCTCCGGAACGAATCATAGAAGCGATACAGCAAAAAGAAAAGAAAGGAGCGCAAAATGAATAA
- a CDS encoding (2Fe-2S)-binding protein, which produces MLLDFNVNGQNYKIVVEEKLRLLDVLREKLDLTGPKEGCGEGECGACTVIVDDLAVNACLIMAHQVMHKHVTTVEGLEENGELGILQQAFIDHGAIQCGFCTPGMMMSAKALLIKNANPTEEEIKKGIEGNLCRCTGYLNIIKAIKEAAVQMGKRSDR; this is translated from the coding sequence ATGTTGCTGGATTTCAATGTAAACGGACAGAATTATAAAATAGTAGTAGAAGAAAAATTGAGATTGTTAGATGTATTAAGAGAAAAACTAGATTTAACCGGACCCAAAGAAGGTTGTGGAGAAGGGGAGTGTGGTGCCTGTACGGTGATTGTTGATGATTTAGCTGTTAATGCTTGTTTGATAATGGCTCACCAGGTAATGCATAAGCACGTTACTACCGTTGAAGGATTGGAGGAAAATGGAGAGCTGGGAATTTTACAACAAGCCTTTATAGATCATGGGGCCATTCAATGTGGATTTTGCACACCGGGAATGATGATGTCTGCAAAAGCATTGTTGATCAAAAATGCTAATCCGACAGAAGAAGAAATTAAGAAAGGAATAGAAGGGAATTTATGTCGATGCACAGGTTACCTTAATATTATAAAGGCAATAAAAGAAGCGGCGGTACAAATGGGTAAAAGGAGCGATCGGTAA
- a CDS encoding FAD binding domain-containing protein, whose protein sequence is MRKDSFHVHHPVDLEEALKKWNESTFDPVFLAGGTDWVLKWRQGEIDPLVVIDISHVKELKGIREEEDRIVLGAATTFDELSLHPLLNKYAMVLVQAAKSVGSTQIRNMATIGGNVANAAPCADSVTALIALDAKACIINQEKRIREAFIKDLVQDKHQDRLREKELIIEIFFEKEAVMTFNGFAKIGDRSTVTISKLNAGIALKCENGLIKKAQIALGALAPKAFVAEGLSHALVGKRMDGRLISFLQEEAVTIVDQSIKGRKSHPYKREAVKGLMDDLIANLVEVKADEI, encoded by the coding sequence ATGAGAAAAGATAGTTTTCATGTACACCATCCCGTTGATTTAGAAGAAGCGTTGAAAAAATGGAATGAATCGACGTTTGATCCTGTATTTTTGGCGGGTGGTACCGACTGGGTATTGAAATGGAGGCAGGGTGAGATAGATCCTTTGGTCGTGATTGATATCAGTCATGTGAAAGAACTGAAGGGTATTCGGGAGGAAGAGGACAGGATTGTTCTTGGTGCTGCAACCACTTTCGACGAGTTATCCCTTCATCCGCTACTAAATAAATATGCCATGGTATTGGTACAAGCGGCAAAAAGTGTCGGATCTACACAAATCAGAAATATGGCTACGATAGGAGGCAATGTTGCAAATGCAGCACCATGTGCGGACTCAGTGACAGCCTTAATCGCTTTGGATGCAAAAGCTTGTATCATCAATCAAGAAAAAAGGATAAGAGAAGCATTTATCAAAGATCTGGTTCAGGATAAGCATCAGGACAGATTAAGGGAGAAAGAACTGATAATAGAAATATTTTTTGAAAAAGAAGCGGTTATGACCTTTAATGGTTTTGCTAAAATAGGGGATCGTTCTACGGTGACGATTTCGAAATTAAATGCAGGAATTGCATTGAAATGTGAAAACGGATTAATTAAAAAAGCACAAATAGCCTTGGGAGCTTTAGCGCCGAAAGCTTTTGTGGCAGAAGGATTATCTCATGCCTTAGTAGGAAAAAGAATGGACGGGAGGCTGATTTCATTTTTGCAGGAGGAAGCAGTGACAATAGTGGATCAGTCGATTAAAGGAAGAAAGTCGCATCCTTATAAAAGAGAAGCGGTCAAGGGCTTGATGGATGATCTGATAGCAAACTTGGTGGAGGTGAAGGCAGATGAAATCTAG
- a CDS encoding HAL/PAL/TAL family ammonia-lyase, with amino-acid sequence MNKNNLVLTGKSLELKDIEAVACGKRKVEIDSKTFENIVECRQLIYELAESETPVYGFNRGVGMNKDREVMGKYFSEYNRNLILAHCVSVGEPASEEVTRATVLARLNSFLIGCTGIQPEIVLMYRELLNREIHPVIPSKGSIGEGDIGCLSHIGLAIIGEGEVIYKGERMASDEALKKEGLTPIILGPKDGLAIVSSNALSSGKGALVLNEIERLVDTLDLIYALSLEGLRGNVTPLEEKPCEYRGFLGQKKSMQRVRDLLEGSYLWLPGVTESLQDPLSYRGSCQVHGSLRDALEYTREYLTLQLNTSDDNPCLLKEERRIISCANYEPTTWVLGFEMLGVALSHVSRNACYRTIKLANPKFTGLSRFLTPSDTRVIAYGTIQKTFAALDAENRHLSNPTSVDYLSLAGDIEDRGTNSVYVVEKTGKIVDNIWWILAIELLHASQAIDLRKATKLGKGTKPVYEAVRKAVPFLEQDRNLTKDIETVYCLLKNGNLLNI; translated from the coding sequence ATGAATAAAAATAATCTGGTGCTAACTGGAAAGAGTTTAGAATTAAAAGATATTGAAGCTGTTGCTTGCGGGAAAAGAAAAGTTGAGATTGATTCAAAAACTTTTGAAAATATTGTTGAATGTCGACAACTGATTTATGAGTTAGCGGAAAGTGAAACACCAGTTTATGGGTTTAATCGTGGGGTTGGTATGAACAAAGACAGAGAAGTAATGGGGAAATACTTTTCTGAGTACAACAGAAATTTGATTTTAGCGCATTGTGTAAGTGTTGGAGAACCGGCTTCGGAAGAAGTTACAAGAGCGACTGTTCTTGCCAGACTAAACTCTTTTTTGATTGGCTGCACAGGAATCCAACCAGAAATTGTTTTGATGTATCGGGAGCTGTTAAATCGTGAAATACACCCTGTGATACCGAGTAAAGGATCGATTGGTGAAGGTGATATTGGGTGCCTTTCTCATATAGGACTTGCCATTATAGGAGAAGGCGAGGTGATCTATAAAGGAGAGCGAATGGCGTCAGATGAAGCTTTGAAAAAGGAAGGGTTAACACCGATTATTCTCGGACCGAAAGACGGACTGGCCATTGTTTCATCCAACGCACTTTCTTCGGGGAAGGGTGCATTAGTACTGAATGAAATTGAAAGGTTGGTTGACACATTAGATTTAATTTATGCTTTGTCTTTGGAAGGGCTTCGTGGGAACGTTACGCCGCTGGAAGAAAAGCCTTGTGAATATAGAGGTTTTCTGGGTCAAAAGAAAAGCATGCAGCGGGTAAGAGACCTTTTGGAGGGAAGCTACTTGTGGCTTCCGGGAGTAACGGAATCCTTGCAAGATCCTTTAAGTTACCGGGGTTCTTGTCAGGTTCATGGTTCTTTAAGAGATGCGTTAGAGTATACCAGAGAATATTTAACGCTTCAGCTTAACACTTCTGACGACAACCCATGTCTTCTGAAAGAAGAAAGACGTATTATTTCCTGTGCAAATTATGAACCTACTACGTGGGTACTAGGCTTTGAAATGTTGGGTGTTGCCTTAAGTCATGTATCACGAAATGCTTGCTACCGGACCATTAAACTGGCAAATCCCAAATTCACAGGCCTATCACGCTTTCTGACGCCTTCAGATACAAGGGTGATTGCCTACGGAACCATTCAAAAGACCTTTGCAGCATTGGATGCAGAAAACAGACACTTATCAAACCCGACCAGCGTGGATTATCTGTCCCTGGCGGGAGACATTGAAGACAGAGGTACCAACAGTGTTTATGTGGTGGAAAAAACAGGAAAAATCGTGGACAATATCTGGTGGATTTTGGCGATTGAACTGTTGCATGCTTCACAAGCTATTGATCTAAGAAAAGCAACAAAGCTTGGAAAAGGAACAAAACCAGTTTATGAAGCCGTAAGGAAGGCAGTTCCTTTTCTGGAGCAGGATCGAAACCTGACGAAAGATATCGAAACAGTATACTGTTTATTAAAAAATGGGAATCTGTTGAATATTTGA
- a CDS encoding BCCT family transporter translates to MENSDVRVRKAIFIPMSIIFSMAVIMGAFFPDHFLKGVNTIVAFANDSFGWLFLLAAVFFLVACLFLLFSKFGSIRLGGENAKPEYSNWYWFAISLTAGIATGILFWAIAEPIFHFMAPPEVLGLAAGSEAAAMFSMGISYLHWSFVPYAMYGICGIGIAYAIYNMNLPYNVSSTLYPIFGKKTQTTVGAVVDNLCLFAMGGAVAAMLGVATLAIGAGLEVVFGISQSRMLWLAIMIVIVLSYVISSYTGLNRGIKWLADKNSKLFIVMMGFVFIIGPTAFILDLGTQSLGYFLQNFLTLATWTSPIEGSSWPQWWPVYYWAIWIAYAPLIGMFLARLAKGRTIRQFMLVNLILPSFFGIFWFAVFGGTSIYYEIHALSLWDSIQSLGLEVAVFAFLQNLPFATLLSIGFIFALYISVVTLADSMTNTVASLSTTAHNQEEKEPPVKIKFFWGIVMCSLTFVNLARAGDGSFEGIDATKEIATVAGFPTLFLMILMTVAILYMIVRREKFDMAYHPETAKATYDKGEGILADIKESMAKPVEMPENKMNSNEPAFAETEKK, encoded by the coding sequence ATGGAAAACAGTGATGTTCGTGTACGTAAAGCTATTTTTATTCCAATGTCAATTATTTTTTCAATGGCCGTAATCATGGGAGCGTTTTTTCCAGACCACTTTTTAAAAGGAGTTAATACCATCGTTGCCTTTGCAAATGATTCTTTTGGATGGCTGTTCCTTTTAGCAGCTGTGTTTTTTCTGGTAGCATGCTTATTTCTACTCTTTTCGAAATTTGGCTCGATACGTCTGGGTGGAGAAAATGCCAAGCCGGAGTACAGTAATTGGTACTGGTTTGCTATTTCTCTGACGGCGGGAATTGCCACGGGTATTCTTTTCTGGGCGATCGCAGAGCCAATCTTTCATTTTATGGCTCCGCCGGAAGTGCTGGGTCTGGCCGCTGGATCTGAGGCAGCTGCCATGTTTTCGATGGGAATTTCATACCTACATTGGTCTTTTGTGCCCTATGCCATGTATGGAATATGTGGTATTGGAATTGCCTACGCTATCTATAATATGAACCTGCCATATAATGTCAGTTCTACGTTGTACCCTATCTTTGGCAAAAAAACCCAGACTACTGTGGGGGCGGTTGTAGACAATTTATGTCTATTTGCAATGGGTGGAGCTGTTGCTGCGATGCTGGGAGTAGCGACACTGGCCATTGGAGCCGGACTTGAAGTAGTCTTTGGGATTTCTCAGTCAAGGATGCTTTGGCTGGCAATTATGATTGTGATTGTACTAAGCTACGTGATTTCCAGTTATACAGGCTTAAATCGTGGCATTAAATGGTTAGCCGATAAAAATTCAAAACTATTTATTGTGATGATGGGCTTTGTCTTTATTATCGGACCGACAGCCTTTATCTTAGATCTGGGAACCCAATCTTTGGGATATTTTTTACAAAACTTTTTAACGCTTGCTACCTGGACTAGCCCTATTGAAGGTTCAAGTTGGCCTCAGTGGTGGCCAGTCTACTACTGGGCCATTTGGATCGCTTATGCACCTTTGATAGGAATGTTTTTAGCAAGACTTGCTAAAGGACGAACGATACGTCAATTTATGCTGGTGAACCTTATTCTTCCATCCTTTTTCGGTATTTTCTGGTTTGCTGTTTTTGGAGGAACGTCAATCTACTACGAAATTCATGCCTTAAGTCTTTGGGATTCTATTCAGTCTTTAGGGCTGGAGGTGGCGGTGTTTGCTTTTCTTCAAAACCTACCCTTTGCAACATTGTTAAGTATCGGGTTTATTTTTGCTCTGTATATCTCGGTTGTTACTCTTGCGGATTCAATGACGAACACAGTCGCTTCTTTATCAACAACAGCACATAATCAGGAAGAAAAAGAACCACCAGTGAAAATTAAGTTTTTTTGGGGGATTGTTATGTGTTCCTTAACCTTTGTAAATCTGGCGAGGGCTGGGGACGGTTCTTTTGAAGGGATTGATGCAACCAAAGAAATTGCAACGGTTGCTGGGTTTCCAACCTTGTTTCTAATGATTTTGATGACGGTGGCGATTCTTTATATGATTGTTCGAAGAGAAAAGTTTGATATGGCTTACCACCCTGAAACGGCAAAAGCCACCTATGATAAAGGTGAAGGTATCCTGGCAGATATAAAAGAGAGCATGGCAAAGCCGGTTGAAATGCCGGAAAACAAAATGAATAGTAATGAGCCGGCTTTTGCTGAGACAGAGAAAAAGTAA
- a CDS encoding BTAD domain-containing putative transcriptional regulator: MKLSIRYLGIPEVRLNDSIIPFPFKKAEVLFYYLQLENKVSREKLVDLFWGEADEASAKKNLRNAVYVIKKLLGTDIFISSKRHVIQMNDQIMIETDLDAFANLENEAAVEYYRGDFLEGIYIKDSEWVEHWIFQKRQECQAAYWDKLLEITKDNIKIKAYDKAEYYAKKLISQDVLNEEAYRLLMEIYHRQQKINKSIAVYEEVKEVLDRELSVSPDETTKALYEKLISLKRNHRIHEKKAESPVEDIFFGRERELEILKSNHFPATKGKTAKSVLITGEAGIGKSKLIEEFIKRTEDDSCAWLLSYCFKPERNEYYRPWVPIISKMTDLIKKYHIKIPEQIIMMLGNFFPSLLRIRENEFLREGINGYQHQMIENQMVQLVEIITEYIPMVIIFEDIQWMDEKSRSLFHYLLSQNNEGLYTVASLRYEASYEDEGYLYHLQAGGLVKKIELNPFDRKNTIDFSKKIWKRAVFPKEMEQRIYDETLGNTFFIKELLNHYMKTNEMGTHSVPMENAIKSRFLELSEQEMKLVNMCSLFFDKVSLMDIQQLTGKEDTELIDHLEKIQQKSILKEVVNFHDEPQEIKFIFMHQKVREYVYQSIPSFKRKVLHQKIAKMLEQKTEIVKNPEALYSRLMYHYKNAADEVNHLHYKIKNVESHLDFYHEMFPVLKYEREVTNLSWDRKRVNDELKEVHKLLVSIRKEHATQVYEEMEVKYLYTLARFQILQGLYKQGMAINRNMIRKSEKIQHPEFMLQGYKHAIYYCINIRNPEQMKTYIHKAFQVLRHYDSMNTIEEKGILMRLKGKMKMMTGDWKEAEACFHEALKLFIGLENVRPYILNIAACYSFLGECSQNRGDMRKAEAYYRKAIVICENKKLRKGLPIFYTHLGKMYFDTGEWQKAEMYLRKAIDTYTTTECLWKKSIPYACMALILLEKKEVHQATECLQKASSYVDCFQNPYEIGIYYRICYAIARKTQKDAGLMHKFLRYIPYDAAFYHEKMKENAMITCSNYELNQSESQTSTLC, encoded by the coding sequence ATGAAACTATCCATACGATATCTAGGGATACCGGAAGTTAGATTGAATGATAGCATAATCCCTTTTCCTTTTAAAAAAGCAGAGGTGCTTTTTTACTACCTTCAATTAGAAAATAAAGTATCCAGAGAAAAACTTGTAGATCTTTTCTGGGGAGAAGCTGATGAAGCATCAGCAAAAAAAAATTTGAGAAATGCGGTTTATGTGATCAAGAAGCTTTTGGGAACAGATATTTTCATATCATCTAAAAGGCATGTTATCCAGATGAACGACCAAATTATGATAGAAACGGATTTGGATGCTTTTGCGAATCTGGAAAACGAGGCGGCCGTAGAATACTATCGTGGGGATTTCTTGGAAGGTATTTATATTAAAGACTCGGAATGGGTGGAACACTGGATATTCCAAAAAAGACAGGAGTGCCAAGCGGCATATTGGGATAAACTGTTGGAAATAACAAAAGATAATATAAAGATAAAAGCTTATGATAAAGCTGAGTACTATGCAAAAAAGCTGATTTCTCAGGATGTTTTGAATGAAGAAGCCTATCGTTTACTGATGGAAATTTATCATCGGCAGCAAAAGATAAATAAAAGTATTGCCGTTTATGAAGAGGTAAAAGAAGTGTTGGATCGGGAGCTATCTGTGTCACCGGATGAGACCACCAAAGCACTATACGAAAAATTAATCAGCTTGAAAAGAAACCATAGGATACACGAAAAAAAAGCAGAATCACCTGTTGAAGATATTTTTTTTGGAAGGGAAAGAGAATTAGAAATTCTAAAATCTAATCACTTTCCTGCTACAAAAGGAAAAACAGCTAAATCTGTTCTGATTACTGGTGAAGCAGGTATCGGAAAAAGTAAACTGATAGAAGAATTTATTAAAAGAACAGAAGATGATTCCTGTGCATGGTTGTTATCCTATTGCTTTAAGCCGGAGCGGAACGAATATTATCGACCTTGGGTACCTATTATCTCTAAAATGACGGATTTGATTAAAAAGTATCACATAAAAATTCCGGAGCAAATCATTATGATGCTGGGGAATTTTTTTCCTTCCTTGCTGCGAATTAGAGAAAATGAATTTTTGAGGGAAGGGATTAATGGGTATCAGCATCAAATGATAGAAAATCAGATGGTTCAATTAGTGGAAATAATAACAGAATATATTCCAATGGTTATTATTTTTGAGGATATCCAGTGGATGGATGAAAAAAGTCGTTCGCTATTTCACTACCTTTTATCGCAAAACAATGAAGGCTTATATACTGTGGCCTCTTTAAGGTATGAAGCATCTTATGAAGATGAAGGTTATCTGTATCATCTGCAGGCCGGAGGTCTTGTAAAGAAAATTGAGTTAAACCCCTTTGATAGGAAAAACACAATTGACTTTTCAAAAAAAATATGGAAAAGGGCTGTATTTCCGAAAGAAATGGAGCAGCGAATATACGATGAAACCTTGGGGAACACCTTTTTCATTAAAGAGTTGTTAAATCATTATATGAAAACAAATGAAATGGGAACTCATTCAGTTCCCATGGAAAATGCTATCAAGTCAAGGTTCTTGGAGCTGTCAGAACAAGAAATGAAACTTGTTAACATGTGTTCTTTGTTTTTTGATAAAGTATCATTAATGGATATTCAACAGTTGACGGGAAAAGAAGATACTGAATTGATTGATCATTTAGAAAAAATACAGCAAAAAAGCATTTTGAAAGAAGTCGTAAATTTTCATGATGAGCCTCAAGAGATTAAGTTCATCTTTATGCATCAAAAAGTAAGAGAATATGTTTATCAAAGCATTCCATCGTTTAAGCGAAAAGTATTGCATCAAAAGATTGCAAAGATGTTAGAGCAAAAGACAGAGATTGTCAAAAATCCGGAAGCCTTATATTCAAGGCTTATGTATCACTATAAAAATGCGGCCGACGAAGTGAACCATCTTCATTATAAAATAAAAAATGTTGAAAGCCATTTGGATTTTTATCATGAAATGTTTCCTGTTTTGAAATATGAAAGAGAAGTTACTAATCTTTCCTGGGATCGAAAAAGGGTTAATGACGAGTTGAAAGAGGTTCACAAGCTATTGGTCAGCATTCGAAAGGAACATGCGACTCAGGTGTATGAAGAAATGGAAGTTAAATACCTCTATACACTGGCAAGGTTTCAAATTTTACAGGGCTTATACAAACAAGGAATGGCGATTAATCGAAATATGATTCGAAAGTCTGAAAAAATTCAGCATCCGGAATTCATGCTTCAAGGGTATAAACATGCTATTTATTATTGCATTAACATTCGCAATCCGGAACAAATGAAAACATATATTCATAAAGCTTTTCAAGTTTTAAGACATTATGATTCGATGAATACGATAGAAGAAAAAGGAATCCTGATGAGATTGAAAGGCAAAATGAAAATGATGACAGGGGATTGGAAGGAAGCGGAAGCCTGCTTTCATGAAGCGTTAAAACTATTTATTGGACTGGAAAATGTTCGGCCATATATTCTTAATATAGCGGCTTGCTACAGTTTTTTAGGTGAATGTAGCCAGAATCGTGGAGACATGCGAAAGGCAGAAGCCTACTATAGAAAAGCGATTGTGATATGTGAAAACAAAAAACTTCGAAAAGGACTACCGATTTTTTATACCCACCTGGGAAAAATGTATTTTGATACAGGTGAATGGCAAAAAGCGGAGATGTATTTGAGAAAAGCTATTGATACCTACACTACAACAGAGTGTTTATGGAAAAAATCTATTCCTTATGCTTGCATGGCGCTGATCTTGCTTGAGAAAAAAGAAGTTCATCAAGCAACTGAGTGTCTTCAAAAGGCGTCCAGCTATGTAGATTGTTTTCAAAATCCCTATGAAATTGGAATATACTACCGTATTTGTTATGCTATTGCAAGGAAAACTCAAAAGGATGCTGGTTTGATGCATAAGTTTTTACGGTATATTCCTTATGATGCAGCATTTTATCATGAAAAAATGAAAGAAAATGCCATGATTACTTGTTCGAATTACGAACTGAATCAAAGTGAATCTCAGACTTCGACACTTTGTTGA